Proteins co-encoded in one Bacillota bacterium genomic window:
- a CDS encoding ketoacyl-ACP synthase III, with translation MGSSTSRAIVTGVGSFVPNNVLRNSDLEKMVDTSNEWILERTGVRERRILPRDQATSDMATAAARKALECAGRGPADVDLIIVATVTPDMVFPSASCLVQRNLGAGRAAAFDVGAACSGFLYAMATAASFIEAGCYRTVLVIGAETLSRITDWTDRATCVLFGDGAGAVVLEAANRSGDDRGILGWCLGADGTGWDTLMQPAGGSRMPASEETVAQRLHTIKMNGNQVFKFAVRAMGNAVNECLEKCGLTHADIDLLIPHQANTRIIESASTRFKIPLEKIAVNIDRYGNMSSASIPVALDEAVRSGRLEKGDTVVMVAFGGGLTWAAMTLRW, from the coding sequence GTGGGCTCGAGTACATCCAGGGCGATCGTAACTGGAGTGGGGTCGTTCGTTCCCAACAACGTCCTCCGCAACTCGGACCTCGAGAAGATGGTCGACACTTCGAACGAATGGATCCTGGAGCGCACGGGGGTGCGCGAGCGCAGGATCCTCCCCCGCGATCAGGCGACCTCCGACATGGCCACCGCTGCCGCGAGAAAGGCGCTGGAGTGCGCCGGCCGTGGTCCGGCCGACGTCGACCTGATCATAGTGGCCACTGTAACGCCCGACATGGTGTTCCCCTCCGCTTCCTGCCTGGTCCAGCGCAACCTCGGCGCCGGCCGCGCGGCCGCCTTCGACGTCGGTGCGGCGTGCTCGGGGTTCCTGTACGCAATGGCGACCGCCGCCTCGTTCATCGAGGCGGGGTGTTACAGGACGGTTCTGGTGATAGGGGCCGAGACGCTGTCGAGGATAACCGACTGGACGGACAGGGCGACCTGCGTGCTGTTCGGGGACGGCGCGGGCGCCGTGGTGCTCGAGGCCGCCAATCGGTCCGGGGACGACCGCGGAATACTCGGGTGGTGCCTCGGCGCAGACGGGACCGGGTGGGACACCCTGATGCAGCCCGCGGGGGGATCGCGGATGCCCGCGTCGGAGGAAACGGTGGCGCAACGCCTGCACACCATCAAGATGAACGGGAACCAGGTATTCAAGTTCGCGGTACGCGCGATGGGCAACGCCGTTAACGAGTGTCTCGAGAAATGCGGCCTCACCCACGCCGACATCGATCTCCTCATACCGCACCAGGCCAACACGCGGATAATTGAGTCGGCGTCGACCAGGTTCAAGATCCCCCTGGAAAAGATAGCGGTCAACATCGACCGGTACGGAAACATGTCGTCAGCGTCTATCCCGGTCGCGCTCGACGAGGCAGTGCGCTCGGGGCGCCTGGAGAAGGGCGACACCGTCGTGATGGTGGCGTTCGGTGGCGGCCTTACGTGGGCGGCTATGACGCTGCGCTGGTAG
- a CDS encoding 50S ribosomal protein L7Ae-like protein codes for MPLEALRKAKRRTVGTKQTAKALERNVVEMVFVARDADERVIRDIVKRCGDSAVKVEYVDTMSALGKACGIEVGAASAAILKEEAESGR; via the coding sequence ATGCCGCTTGAGGCTTTGAGGAAGGCGAAGAGGCGCACTGTCGGAACCAAGCAAACCGCAAAGGCGCTCGAGAGGAACGTCGTGGAGATGGTGTTCGTCGCGAGAGACGCCGACGAGCGGGTGATCCGGGACATCGTCAAGCGATGCGGTGACAGCGCCGTCAAGGTGGAGTACGTTGACACCATGTCCGCCCTGGGCAAGGCCTGCGGGATCGAGGTCGGGGCGGCGTCGGCGGCGATATTGAAAGAGGAAGCGGAAAGCGGGAGGTGA
- a CDS encoding 30S ribosomal protein S12 yields the protein MPTISQLVRKGREAVGQKSKAPALKQNPFKRGVCTVVKTTTPKKPNSALRKIARVRLTNGIEVTAYIPGIGHNLQEHSVVLVRGGRVKDLPGVRYHIVRGALDSAGVAKRMQGRSKYGAKAPKKA from the coding sequence GTGCCGACCATCAGCCAGCTGGTGCGCAAGGGAAGGGAAGCGGTAGGGCAGAAGTCCAAGGCCCCCGCGCTCAAGCAGAACCCCTTCAAACGGGGCGTATGCACCGTGGTCAAGACGACCACCCCGAAGAAGCCCAACTCCGCCCTCCGGAAGATCGCGAGGGTCAGGTTGACGAACGGCATTGAGGTAACGGCGTACATCCCGGGTATAGGCCATAACCTGCAGGAGCACTCGGTCGTGCTCGTACGCGGAGGCAGGGTAAAGGACCTTCCCGGTGTACGATACCACATCGTTCGCGGCGCCCTTGACTCGGCGGGAGTAGCCAAAAGGATGCAGGGGCGTTCGAAGTACGGGGCCAAGGCCCCGAAGAAGGCGTAA
- the rpsG gene encoding 30S ribosomal protein S7, with product MPRRGIVSKREILPDPVYSNVTAARFMNKIMWDGKKSLAQRIFYGAMDMIAKKTGKNPIEVFEQAVKNAMPAVEVRPRRVGGATYQVPMEVRPDRRLSLAFRWLIQYSRDRSERTMQERLANELMDAANNTGSTIKKKEDTHKMADANKAFAHYRW from the coding sequence ATGCCCAGGAGAGGTATTGTTTCGAAGCGGGAAATACTGCCGGACCCGGTTTACAGCAACGTCACAGCCGCCCGATTCATGAACAAGATCATGTGGGACGGCAAGAAGTCCCTCGCTCAGCGGATATTCTACGGTGCGATGGACATGATCGCGAAGAAAACGGGCAAGAACCCGATTGAGGTTTTCGAGCAGGCAGTGAAGAACGCGATGCCGGCTGTCGAGGTGCGGCCGAGGCGGGTAGGCGGCGCCACTTACCAGGTCCCGATGGAGGTAAGGCCCGACAGGCGACTTTCGCTGGCGTTCCGCTGGCTCATTCAGTACTCGCGCGACAGGTCCGAGCGGACCATGCAGGAGAGGCTTGCCAACGAGTTGATGGATGCAGCCAACAATACGGGATCGACCATAAAGAAGAAGGAAGACACTCACAAGATGGCTGATGCCAACAAGGCGTTCGCGCATTACAGGTGGTAA
- the rpoC gene encoding DNA-directed RNA polymerase subunit beta', which yields MLDVNNFDSVRIGLASPDQIRQWSRGEVRKPETINYRTLKPEREGLFCERIFGPTRDWECHCGKYKRVRYKGIICDRCGVEVTRSKVRRERMGHIELAAPVSHIWYFKGIPSRMGLLLDMSPRSLEKVLYYAAYIVTDPGDTPLMQKQLLVESEYRDAREKYGSGFKAGMGAEAIKKLLEIIDLDQMSRDLRQELKQVSGQRRVRAVRRLEVVESFRKSGNRPEWMVLDVVPVIPPELRPMVQLDGGRFATSDLNDLYRRVINRNNRLKRLLDLGAPDIIVRNEKRMLQEAVDALIDNGRRGRPVTGPGNRPLKSLSDMLKGKQGRFRQNLLGKRVDYSGRSVIVVGPNLKFHQCGLPKEMALELFKPFVMKRLVKDGLAHNIKSAKRMVERVKPEVWDVLEDVIKEHPVLLNRAPTLHRLGIQAFEPVLVEGRAIQIHPLVCTAYNADFDGDQMAVHVPLSAEAQAEARVLMLSAHNILNPKDGSPVVTPTQDMVLGSYYLTIEDPNGKGKDRKFSSLDEAIMAFSDGMISLQAPIELRLGGRRVKTTLGRAMLNERLPEDMRFINQMVDRKMLTRLVATCYRRHGAGVTAMVLDGIKELGFTFATRAGTTIGIEDIAIPEDKEQIIRDTEAEVEKIQQQFNRGLITSEERYQKVVALWNEAKDKITSSLMDGLSRFNPVYMMAISGARGNVQQISQLGGMRGLMADPSGRILEMPIRANFREGLTVLEFFTSTHGARKGLADTALRTADSGYLTRRLVDVSQDIIVREEDCHGHEGILVSEVRDGSEIIEYLKDRIIGRTALNDIVDPRDGGVIVPAGEEIMEEHADKIVEAGIQEVAIRSVLTCRTRYGVCVKCYGRNLATGGMVEVGEAVGIIAAQSIGEPGTQLTMRTFHTGGVAGEDITQGLPRVEELFEARKPKGQAIVSELGGAVRITEGKDKREVEVVSDEGEVASYSVPYGARLRVKNGDRIQTGDVLTEGSINPHDLLRIKGVRSAQVYLLSEVQRVYRLQGVDINDKHIEIIIKQMLRKVKVEEPGDTEMLPGGLIDLFEFEDENVTVIAGGGVPAVARPVLLGITKASLATDSFLSAASFQETTRVLTEASIKGKRDPLIGLKENVIIGKLIPAGTGMSRYQNIRPVETYVPEPEYEDPAGES from the coding sequence TTGTTGGACGTCAACAACTTTGATTCCGTACGGATTGGCCTGGCATCCCCCGATCAGATCAGGCAGTGGTCGCGGGGCGAGGTCAGGAAGCCCGAGACGATAAACTACAGGACCCTCAAGCCGGAAAGGGAGGGCCTGTTCTGCGAGAGGATTTTCGGCCCGACCAGGGACTGGGAGTGCCATTGTGGCAAGTACAAGCGCGTCCGGTATAAGGGTATCATCTGCGACAGGTGCGGCGTCGAGGTCACGCGGTCGAAGGTCAGGCGCGAGCGCATGGGTCACATCGAGCTCGCCGCGCCCGTGTCGCACATCTGGTACTTCAAAGGTATCCCGAGCCGGATGGGCTTGCTCCTCGACATGTCTCCGAGGTCGCTGGAGAAGGTCCTGTACTATGCCGCCTACATCGTGACGGACCCGGGCGACACGCCGCTCATGCAGAAACAGCTCCTCGTAGAGAGCGAATACCGCGACGCCCGAGAGAAGTACGGGAGCGGGTTCAAGGCCGGCATGGGCGCCGAAGCGATCAAGAAGCTTCTCGAGATCATCGACCTCGACCAGATGTCCAGGGATCTCAGACAGGAGCTCAAGCAAGTAAGCGGGCAGAGAAGGGTCCGGGCCGTTCGCCGGCTGGAGGTTGTGGAATCGTTCCGCAAGTCGGGCAACAGGCCGGAGTGGATGGTACTCGACGTAGTTCCAGTCATACCGCCGGAGCTCAGGCCGATGGTACAGCTCGATGGCGGACGCTTCGCCACGTCCGACCTGAACGATCTTTACAGGCGCGTCATCAACCGAAACAACAGGCTCAAGAGGCTGCTCGACCTGGGCGCCCCGGACATAATCGTGCGGAACGAGAAGCGCATGCTGCAGGAGGCCGTCGACGCGTTGATCGACAACGGCCGCCGCGGCAGGCCCGTCACCGGACCCGGCAACAGGCCCCTCAAATCGCTGAGTGACATGCTCAAGGGCAAGCAGGGCCGGTTCCGCCAGAACCTGCTCGGCAAGCGCGTGGACTACTCCGGGCGTTCGGTCATCGTGGTCGGTCCGAACCTGAAGTTCCACCAGTGCGGGCTGCCCAAGGAGATGGCGCTGGAGCTGTTCAAGCCGTTCGTGATGAAGAGGCTCGTCAAGGACGGCCTTGCGCACAACATTAAGAGCGCCAAGCGCATGGTCGAAAGGGTCAAGCCCGAGGTGTGGGACGTACTCGAGGACGTCATCAAGGAGCACCCCGTGCTCCTGAACCGCGCGCCCACGCTTCACAGGCTGGGTATCCAGGCGTTCGAGCCCGTGCTCGTCGAGGGCCGCGCGATCCAGATTCATCCCCTGGTGTGCACTGCATACAACGCCGACTTCGACGGTGACCAGATGGCCGTGCACGTTCCGCTTTCCGCGGAGGCTCAGGCGGAGGCGCGTGTTCTGATGCTCTCGGCCCACAACATATTGAACCCGAAGGACGGGTCGCCGGTGGTTACCCCGACCCAGGACATGGTGCTCGGCTCGTACTACCTCACGATCGAAGACCCGAACGGCAAGGGTAAGGACAGGAAGTTCTCGAGCCTGGACGAGGCGATCATGGCCTTCAGCGACGGCATGATTAGCCTGCAGGCGCCCATCGAACTCCGCCTGGGCGGGCGGCGGGTCAAGACTACCCTCGGACGGGCGATGCTCAACGAGAGGCTGCCCGAGGACATGAGATTCATCAACCAGATGGTCGACCGCAAGATGCTGACGAGGCTCGTGGCCACCTGCTACCGCAGGCACGGCGCGGGAGTCACCGCGATGGTGCTGGACGGGATCAAGGAGCTTGGCTTCACCTTCGCTACCAGGGCGGGGACCACGATCGGAATCGAGGACATCGCGATTCCGGAGGACAAGGAGCAGATCATACGCGACACCGAGGCCGAGGTCGAGAAGATACAGCAGCAGTTCAACAGGGGACTGATCACTTCGGAGGAGCGGTACCAGAAGGTCGTGGCGCTCTGGAACGAGGCGAAGGACAAGATCACCTCCTCGCTGATGGACGGCCTGTCCAGGTTCAACCCGGTGTACATGATGGCCATATCCGGGGCCCGTGGTAACGTGCAGCAGATTTCCCAGCTGGGCGGCATGCGCGGCCTCATGGCCGACCCGTCCGGCCGGATCCTCGAGATGCCCATCCGGGCCAACTTCCGCGAGGGCCTGACGGTGCTCGAGTTCTTCACGTCGACCCACGGCGCCAGGAAGGGTCTCGCGGACACTGCGCTCAGGACGGCGGACTCGGGATACCTTACGAGGCGACTCGTGGACGTCTCGCAAGACATCATAGTCAGGGAAGAGGACTGCCACGGCCACGAGGGTATCCTGGTTAGCGAGGTTCGGGACGGCTCGGAGATCATCGAGTACCTCAAGGACCGCATAATCGGCCGCACCGCGCTGAACGACATCGTAGACCCGAGGGACGGGGGCGTGATCGTTCCCGCGGGTGAGGAAATAATGGAAGAGCATGCGGACAAGATCGTGGAGGCCGGTATACAGGAGGTCGCCATCAGGTCCGTGCTGACTTGCCGGACGAGGTACGGCGTGTGCGTCAAGTGCTACGGCCGTAACCTGGCGACAGGGGGAATGGTGGAAGTCGGCGAGGCCGTGGGCATCATCGCGGCGCAGTCCATCGGCGAGCCGGGCACGCAGCTCACGATGAGGACGTTCCACACCGGCGGCGTCGCGGGCGAGGACATCACCCAGGGTCTGCCCAGGGTCGAGGAGCTGTTCGAGGCGCGCAAGCCGAAGGGCCAGGCGATCGTCTCCGAATTGGGCGGCGCTGTCCGCATCACCGAGGGCAAGGACAAGCGCGAGGTCGAGGTCGTTTCGGACGAGGGCGAGGTCGCTTCGTATTCGGTCCCCTACGGGGCCAGGCTTCGCGTCAAGAACGGCGACCGCATACAGACAGGGGACGTGCTGACCGAGGGCTCGATCAACCCGCATGACCTGCTCAGGATCAAGGGCGTGCGCTCGGCGCAGGTTTACCTGCTGAGCGAGGTTCAGCGTGTGTACAGGCTGCAGGGCGTCGATATCAACGACAAGCACATCGAGATAATCATCAAGCAGATGCTGCGCAAGGTGAAGGTGGAGGAACCGGGCGATACCGAAATGCTGCCGGGCGGGCTGATAGACCTGTTCGAGTTCGAGGACGAGAACGTCACCGTCATCGCCGGCGGCGGGGTGCCCGCCGTGGCGCGGCCGGTGCTGCTCGGCATCACGAAGGCCTCCCTCGCGACCGACTCGTTCCTGTCGGCGGCGTCCTTCCAGGAGACCACGCGCGTCCTGACCGAGGCCTCGATTAAGGGCAAGCGCGACCCGCTGATCGGGTTGAAAGAGAACGTCATTATCGGCAAGCTGATCCCGGCCGGCACGGGGATGTCGAGGTACCAGAACATAAGGCCGGTGGAGACGTACGTGCCCGAGCCGGAGTACGAAGACCCCGCCGGTGAAAGCTGA
- the rpoB gene encoding DNA-directed RNA polymerase subunit beta — MARPLRVGRRERLSFSRIEEVLEVPNLIEIQQNSYQWFLREGLREVFRDISPIQDFTGNLILEFTDYSLGEPKYSVDECKERDVTFAAPLRVKVRLINKETGEVKEQEVFMGDFPLMTDKGTFIINGAERVIVSQLVRSSGVYYSEQIDLTGKKLYFATVIPNRGAWLEFETDPSDVISVRIDRTRKVPVTVLLRAVGLGTDASILETLGESAQLRTTLDKDSTDSEEEALVEIYKRLRPGEPPTIENARNLLESLFFEPRRYDLASVGRYKLNKKLTLRRRIIGATTAQAVRVPATNELIADAGVFIDKRLAERIEAAGVTQIEVQTRDQSIVKVVSNGLPGINVRTITREDIVASISYLLNLFKGIGTLDDIDHLGNRRLRSVGELLQNQFRIGLARMERVVRERMTIQDVDIITPQALINIRPVVAAVKEFFGSSQLSQFMDQTNPLAELTHKRRLSALGPGGLSRERAGFEVRDVHNSHYGRMCPIETPEGPNIGLIGSLSTYARINEFGFIETPYRKVDKEKGVVTDQVDYLTADEEDECVIAQANEPLDESGRFFEPRVTARYRDEILEVPVGQVDYMDVSPKQVVSIATALIPFLEHDDANRALMGSNMQRQAVPLIRTEAPLIGTGMEYRAARDSGVVMIAPEAGVVEKATADEIVLKSDQGEIHRYPLMKFSRSNQGTCMNQRPIVAPSQRVEKGEVIGDGPCTDQGELALGRNVLVAFMPWEGYNYEDAILISEKLVREDTFTSIHIEEYECDARDTKLGPEEITRDIPNVGEDVLKDLDDRGIIRIGAEVRPGDILVGKVTPKGETELTAEERLLRAIFGEKAREVRDTSLRVPHGESGIVVEVKVFSRENGDELAPGVNQLVRAYIAQKRKISVGDKMAGRHGNKGVIARILPAEDMPFLPDGTPVEIVLNPLGVPSRMNLGQILECHLGWAARTLGLWIASPVFDGARESEIIEFLNKAGLSREGKTELRDGRNGEKFANQVTVGYVYMLKLAHLVDDKIHARSTGPYSLVTQQPLGGKAQFGGQRFGEMEVWALYAYGAAYTLQELITVKSDDVVGRVKTYEAIVKGENVPDPGVPESFKVLIKELQSLGLDFKVLTEDSREIEMREADEDIAETARELEIPIEGEEVRIPPSPDRSRQAVRVIDTETAGVEADEAEDDEIIAEEVPGIDEVADVLVEGAEPAGEVADEIPAFEDELEPVETPEEAVEGEPDDGVEPGLLEPVAGEPVVVDLQQEEQAEEREASRKKKKTLKTKVERRKPTKRDIEEEIDLRGLSAVGENPGDEAGEAEDAND; from the coding sequence ATGGCCCGTCCACTCAGGGTTGGCCGGCGTGAGAGACTCAGCTTTTCCCGCATCGAGGAAGTCCTCGAAGTCCCGAATCTGATCGAGATACAGCAGAACTCATACCAGTGGTTCTTGCGGGAAGGCCTTCGCGAGGTCTTTCGCGACATCTCTCCGATCCAGGACTTCACGGGAAACCTGATCCTCGAGTTCACCGATTACAGCCTTGGAGAGCCCAAGTACTCGGTGGATGAGTGCAAGGAGCGGGACGTCACTTTCGCCGCGCCCTTGAGAGTGAAGGTCCGCCTGATCAATAAGGAGACAGGCGAGGTCAAGGAGCAGGAGGTCTTCATGGGGGACTTCCCCCTGATGACCGACAAGGGCACGTTCATCATCAACGGGGCTGAGCGGGTCATCGTCAGCCAGCTCGTGAGGTCGTCGGGCGTCTACTACAGCGAGCAGATCGATCTCACGGGCAAGAAGCTGTACTTCGCCACGGTAATCCCCAACAGGGGCGCCTGGCTCGAGTTCGAGACCGACCCGTCGGACGTGATTTCCGTCCGGATCGACCGGACCAGGAAGGTCCCCGTGACCGTGCTCCTCAGGGCGGTCGGCCTCGGCACGGACGCGTCCATTCTCGAGACCCTTGGCGAGAGCGCGCAGCTCAGAACCACTCTCGACAAAGACTCGACCGACTCCGAGGAAGAGGCGCTGGTCGAGATATACAAGCGCCTCAGGCCGGGCGAGCCGCCGACAATCGAGAACGCGAGAAACCTGCTCGAGAGCCTGTTCTTCGAGCCTAGGCGGTACGATCTGGCGAGTGTCGGGCGGTACAAGCTCAATAAGAAGCTGACGTTAAGGCGGAGGATCATAGGTGCCACCACGGCTCAGGCGGTGCGCGTTCCGGCGACAAACGAACTCATCGCGGACGCCGGCGTGTTCATCGACAAGAGGCTGGCGGAGAGGATCGAAGCCGCCGGCGTGACCCAGATCGAGGTGCAGACCAGAGACCAGTCCATCGTAAAAGTCGTGTCCAACGGTCTCCCGGGAATAAACGTGCGCACTATCACCAGGGAGGACATCGTTGCCTCCATAAGTTATCTCCTGAACCTGTTCAAGGGGATCGGCACACTGGACGACATCGACCACCTCGGGAACAGGCGGCTCCGTTCGGTCGGCGAGCTCCTGCAGAACCAGTTCAGGATCGGCCTCGCCAGGATGGAACGAGTCGTTCGCGAGAGGATGACCATCCAGGACGTCGACATCATTACGCCACAGGCGCTGATAAACATAAGACCGGTGGTCGCCGCGGTTAAGGAGTTCTTTGGGTCGAGCCAATTGAGCCAGTTCATGGACCAGACGAACCCGCTGGCGGAGCTTACCCACAAGAGGAGGCTCAGCGCGCTCGGGCCGGGTGGCCTGTCCAGGGAGCGGGCGGGGTTCGAGGTCCGCGACGTGCACAACTCCCACTACGGCAGGATGTGCCCGATCGAGACCCCTGAAGGTCCGAACATCGGCCTCATCGGCTCGCTCAGCACGTACGCGAGGATAAACGAGTTCGGTTTCATCGAGACGCCGTACCGCAAGGTCGACAAGGAGAAAGGGGTCGTAACGGATCAGGTCGACTACCTCACCGCGGACGAGGAGGACGAGTGCGTCATCGCCCAGGCCAACGAGCCCCTCGACGAGAGCGGCCGCTTTTTCGAGCCGCGCGTAACCGCGAGGTACAGGGATGAAATACTCGAAGTGCCAGTGGGCCAGGTGGACTACATGGACGTCTCGCCCAAGCAGGTGGTCAGCATCGCGACCGCCTTGATCCCGTTCCTCGAGCACGACGACGCGAACCGTGCGCTCATGGGCTCCAACATGCAGCGCCAGGCCGTTCCGCTTATACGGACCGAGGCCCCGCTCATCGGCACCGGCATGGAGTACCGCGCGGCGCGTGATTCGGGCGTGGTCATGATCGCCCCCGAGGCGGGGGTCGTCGAGAAGGCGACGGCGGACGAGATCGTGCTGAAGAGCGACCAGGGTGAGATTCACCGCTACCCGCTCATGAAGTTCTCGAGGTCGAACCAGGGGACGTGCATGAACCAGCGGCCCATCGTGGCCCCGTCGCAGAGGGTCGAGAAGGGTGAAGTCATCGGCGACGGCCCGTGCACCGACCAGGGCGAGCTCGCGCTCGGCCGGAACGTCCTCGTGGCGTTCATGCCGTGGGAGGGCTACAACTACGAGGACGCCATACTCATCAGCGAAAAACTGGTCCGCGAGGATACGTTCACTTCGATTCACATAGAGGAATACGAATGCGACGCCCGCGACACCAAGCTGGGACCCGAGGAGATAACCCGCGACATTCCCAACGTGGGTGAGGACGTTCTGAAGGACCTCGACGACCGCGGGATCATCAGGATCGGCGCCGAGGTGCGGCCCGGCGACATCCTGGTGGGCAAGGTCACGCCGAAGGGCGAAACGGAGCTCACCGCCGAGGAGCGCCTGCTGCGCGCGATATTCGGCGAGAAGGCTCGGGAGGTCCGGGATACCTCGTTACGCGTCCCGCACGGTGAGAGCGGGATCGTCGTCGAGGTAAAGGTGTTCTCGAGGGAAAACGGCGACGAACTCGCCCCCGGCGTAAACCAGCTCGTGCGCGCCTACATCGCGCAAAAGCGCAAGATCAGCGTCGGTGACAAGATGGCTGGCCGCCACGGCAACAAGGGCGTCATTGCGCGCATACTGCCTGCGGAGGACATGCCTTTCCTGCCTGACGGTACCCCCGTCGAGATAGTCCTGAATCCGCTGGGTGTGCCGTCCCGTATGAACCTGGGACAGATTCTCGAGTGTCACCTCGGCTGGGCGGCCAGGACACTCGGGTTGTGGATAGCCAGCCCCGTATTCGACGGCGCCAGGGAAAGCGAGATCATAGAGTTCCTGAACAAAGCAGGGCTTTCTCGCGAGGGCAAGACGGAACTGCGTGACGGCAGGAACGGCGAGAAGTTCGCCAACCAGGTCACCGTCGGATACGTGTACATGCTGAAACTGGCGCACCTGGTCGACGACAAGATCCACGCGCGTTCGACCGGCCCTTACTCCCTCGTTACCCAGCAACCGCTGGGTGGCAAGGCACAGTTCGGTGGGCAGAGGTTCGGCGAGATGGAGGTGTGGGCGCTTTACGCGTACGGAGCCGCGTACACCCTCCAGGAACTGATCACCGTCAAGTCCGACGACGTGGTCGGGCGCGTGAAAACGTATGAGGCGATAGTGAAGGGTGAGAACGTGCCCGACCCGGGTGTGCCTGAGTCGTTCAAGGTCCTGATCAAGGAACTCCAGAGCCTCGGGCTCGATTTCAAGGTACTTACCGAGGACAGCCGCGAGATCGAGATGAGGGAGGCCGACGAGGATATAGCCGAGACCGCCAGGGAGCTCGAGATCCCGATCGAGGGCGAGGAGGTCAGGATACCGCCTTCCCCCGACCGCAGCCGCCAAGCTGTACGGGTTATCGACACCGAAACCGCCGGCGTTGAGGCTGACGAGGCCGAAGACGACGAGATCATTGCGGAGGAGGTCCCCGGCATCGACGAGGTCGCCGACGTGCTGGTCGAGGGGGCGGAGCCGGCCGGTGAGGTTGCGGACGAGATACCGGCGTTCGAGGATGAACTGGAGCCGGTAGAGACACCCGAAGAGGCCGTCGAGGGCGAACCGGATGATGGTGTTGAGCCGGGATTGCTCGAGCCGGTAGCCGGCGAACCCGTCGTGGTCGACCTCCAACAGGAGGAACAGGCGGAGGAGCGCGAGGCCTCCCGGAAAAAGAAGAAGACCCTGAAGACCAAGGTCGAGAGGCGTAAGCCGACCAAGAGGGATATCGAGGAGGAGATCGACCTCCGCGGGCTGAGCGCCGTGGGCGAAAACCCCGGAGACGAGGCCGGCGAGGCGGAAGACGCGAACGACTGA
- the fabZ gene encoding 3-hydroxyacyl-ACP dehydratase FabZ, which translates to MMSVQEIRRILPHREPFLFLDRIVELDPGRRAVGEKDVLESEPFFQGHFPGMPVMPGVLIIEAMAQCGAVAVLSCPEYQGKIPLFAGIDGARFRRVVRPGDRLVIEVEILKMRSGVGKGKGVARVGDEVAAEAELMFKIASKPGTPGAP; encoded by the coding sequence ATGATGTCGGTGCAGGAGATCCGCAGGATACTGCCACACAGGGAGCCGTTCCTGTTCCTGGACAGGATCGTCGAGCTCGACCCCGGCCGCAGGGCGGTGGGTGAGAAGGACGTGCTGGAGTCCGAGCCGTTCTTCCAGGGACACTTCCCCGGCATGCCGGTGATGCCCGGTGTGCTAATCATCGAAGCCATGGCGCAGTGTGGGGCGGTGGCGGTGCTGTCATGCCCTGAGTATCAAGGGAAGATCCCGCTCTTCGCCGGGATCGATGGCGCCAGGTTCAGGAGGGTGGTCCGCCCCGGGGACAGGCTCGTGATCGAGGTGGAAATACTGAAGATGCGTTCGGGTGTCGGCAAGGGCAAGGGGGTAGCCCGTGTGGGCGACGAGGTGGCAGCCGAGGCCGAGCTCATGTTCAAAATCGCCAGCAAGCCGGGAACACCAGGTGCGCCGTGA